The stretch of DNA CGGCCCGGACGGCGGCAACGGCGGGCGCGGCGGTGACGTGATCCTCACCGTCGACCAGTCCGTCACGACGCTGCTCGAGTACCACCACTCCCCGCACCGCAAGGCCACCAACGGCAAGCCCGGCGAGGGCGGCAACCGCTCCGGCAAGGACGGCGAGGACCTGGTTCTGGCGGTGCCGGACGGCACGGTGGTCCTGGACAAGCAGGGCAACGTGCTCGCCGACCTGGTCGGCCACGGCACCTCGTTCATCGCCGCGCAGGGCGGCCGGGGCGGCCTGGGCAACGCGTCGCTGGCCTCCGCCCGGCGCAAGGCGCCCGGCTTCGCGCTGCTGGGCGAGCCGGGGGACCTCCAGGACATCGTGCTGGAGCTGAAGACCGTCGCCGACGTGGCGCTGGTCGGCTACCCGAGCGCCGGAAAGTCCTCTCTCATCTCCGTCCTCTCCGCCGCCAAGCCGAAGATCGCCGACTACCCCTTCACCACCCTGGTGCCCAACCTGGGTGTGGTGACGGCCGGTTCGACCGTCTACACCATCGCCGACGTGCCCGGACTCATTCCGGGCGCCAGCCGCGGCAAGGGCCTGGGCCTGGAGTTCCTGCGCCATGTGGAGCGATGCAGCGTGCTCGTGCACGTGCTGGACACGGCGACCCTGGAGTCCGACCGCGACCCGGTCTCCGACCTCGATGTCATCGAGGAGGAGCTGCGGCAGTACGGCGGCCTCGACAACCGCCCCCGCATCGTGGTCCTGAACAAGATCGACGTGCCCGACGGCAAGGACCTCGCCGAGATGGTCCGGCCCGATCTCCAGGCGCGCGGCTACCGCGTCTTCGAGGTGTCGGCGGTGGCGCGCACGGGACTCAAGGAGCTGTCCTACGCGGTCGCCGACCTGGTCGCGACGGCGCGTGCCGCCCGTCCGAAGGAGGAGGCGACCCGGATCGTCATCCGCCCGAAGGCGGTCGACGACACCGGCTTCACCGTCGTCCGCGAGGACGACGGCCTCTTCCGTATCCGCGGCGAGAAGCCCGAACGCTGGGTGCACCAGACCGACTTCAACAACGACGAGGCGGTCGGTTACCTCGCCGACCGGCTCAACCGCCTCGGTGTCGAGGAGGCGTTGATGAAGGCGGGCGCCCGGTCCGGCGACGGCGTCGCCATCGGACCCGAGGACAACGCGGTCGTCTTCGACTGGGAGCCGACGGTCATGGCGGGCGCGGAGATGCTGGGGCGCCGTGGCGAGGACCACCGCTTCGAGGCGCCGCGTCCGGCCGCCCAGCGGCGCCGGAACCGGCAGGCCGAGCGGGACGAGGCGGAGCAGGGGTACGAGGGGTTCGACCCCTTCGCCTCGTAGACCGGCTTCATGGTGCCGGCGCCGGTCGTTCCACCGGTGCCGGCTCCGGCAGCGGCCATGCCATCGCCGACAGGTCGACCCAGCCCGGCAGGGCCTCCATGCGGGGCAGCGACAGGGCCAGCACGCCGCCCCGCGAGATCTGCAGGGTGGCCACGTTGACCGTGGACGCCGGCAGGGTCTGCAGCAGGGCGACACCGCGGTGGGTGCGGGCCGGGCTCACCGCCGTGTCCAGCACCGCGCTGACGGGCGTCGTACTGGACGTCCACCGGGATCCGAAGCCGCCGCCGTCGGCGGGGGCGATCGAGCCCGTGAGTTCGACCCGGTCGCCGTTCAGCCGGTAGCGAGGCGGGTCACCGTGGGCGGTGACGGCCGGATTCAGCGGCAGGTCCCGCCATACACGGTCGGCCGGCCGAGCGCCCTCGGGCAGCAGGGGCCAGGGGTCCGCGAGCCACTCGCCGAGCCTGCCCGACTTCGCCGCCGCCTGCAGCGCCGCGTCCCTGCGGCCGGTGACGAACTCCCGCAGTACGTCGTCGCGGATGCCCCCGTAGAGCCTGCCCACGTCGGGCAGGAGCGCCGTGACGTCGAGTTCCGGCGGCGCCTCGGAGAGCCTTCTGAGGAAGCCGAGATAGGTGAAGGCGGCGTACCGCTCCATCAACCGCCGCACCCCGGGTCCGTGGCGCGTGCCCACGTCGAGCAGGTGCAGGTTGAGGTCGAGGTGGTCGCGGTAGTTGCCCGCGTTGGCCCGCAGGGAGTCCATGATCGAGGAGCCGTCGCCGCGCTGCCGGTAGAGGTAGACGGAGCGGTCCAGCAGGTTGACGCGGCGCGCGGACAGCAGCGCCGGAACGCTGAACCAGGCGTCCTCGAACAGCACGCCCTCCGGGAAGGACGCCCGGATGCGCCGCAGGAACGGCACGGAGAACAGCTTGTTCCACACGCTCGCCGAGAACACCAGGTCCGGGTACTCGGTGATGTCCTCGACGCACCGGTCGCCGTCTCCGAAGTACCGCTTCCAGCGGCCGTAGGGGCGCAGCGGGACGTTGGTGAAGTCGGCGACGACCATGTCGGCGTCGTTGCCGCGGGCCGAGGCCAGCATCGCGGACAGCCCGTCGGGCACCATCACGTCGTCCGCGTCGGCGAAGGCGACGTGCGCGGCGCGGACCTCGCGCAGCCCGCGGTTGCGGGCCGCTCCGGGACCCGCGTTGGACTGTGTGATCAGCTCGGCCTGCGGATGGCGGTCGGCGAACGCGGCGAGCAGTTCGCGGGTGCCGTCGGTCGATCCGTCGTCGACGAGGATCACCTGGGTCCGGTCGAACCCGTCGAGGGCGGCGACCGAGTCCAGGAAGCGGGGCACGTGCCCGGCCACGTCGAAGCAGGGCACGACGAGCGCGGCGTCGTACGAGGGCTGGTCCGTCACCGAGGGCTCCGTTGCTGGGGGGCGATGCCTGCGGGCACACGGCCGGGAAAACGCCGATGCCGGCCTCCGACGTGCTCAGGAGACCGGCATCGCGGTGGGCCGAGTGCGGGAGTCAGCCCGTGACGGGGACGGACGCGGTGACCGGCTCCTCCGCTGCCGCTGCCGCTGTGGCGGCCGCGGCGGTACGGCGGTACGAGTCCATGGCGTTCTCGAAGTCGCGGGTCGAGAGCATCAGCTTGTAGATGATGGCGAGTTCGAAGAGCACCAGCAGGACACCGGCCCCGATCGTCACGCCCATGATCGCCCCGGCGAGCGGGCCGATGATGAACACCGCCATCTGGAACTCGATGCCGCTGACCAGGTGGGTGCGGATGCGGTGGCTGATCAGGAGGTCGCGGATGCGGTTGTAGCGCGTGAACCGGCGCACGAACGACTGCTGCGTGACCACCCCGAGGGTGGGGGCGGCGGGCTCCTCGGCGCGCTGGTCGGCCGCGCTCTCCTCCTCGCCGGCCTCCACGGCCTCGTCCTTCGCCTCGGCGGTGATGCGCGCGGCCGCGGCGACGCGGGGCGCGGG from Streptomyces sp. 6-11-2 encodes:
- the obgE gene encoding GTPase ObgE; amino-acid sequence: MTTFVDRVELHVAAGNGGHGCASVHREKFKPLGGPDGGNGGRGGDVILTVDQSVTTLLEYHHSPHRKATNGKPGEGGNRSGKDGEDLVLAVPDGTVVLDKQGNVLADLVGHGTSFIAAQGGRGGLGNASLASARRKAPGFALLGEPGDLQDIVLELKTVADVALVGYPSAGKSSLISVLSAAKPKIADYPFTTLVPNLGVVTAGSTVYTIADVPGLIPGASRGKGLGLEFLRHVERCSVLVHVLDTATLESDRDPVSDLDVIEEELRQYGGLDNRPRIVVLNKIDVPDGKDLAEMVRPDLQARGYRVFEVSAVARTGLKELSYAVADLVATARAARPKEEATRIVIRPKAVDDTGFTVVREDDGLFRIRGEKPERWVHQTDFNNDEAVGYLADRLNRLGVEEALMKAGARSGDGVAIGPEDNAVVFDWEPTVMAGAEMLGRRGEDHRFEAPRPAAQRRRNRQAERDEAEQGYEGFDPFAS
- a CDS encoding glycosyltransferase family 2 protein, which encodes MTDQPSYDAALVVPCFDVAGHVPRFLDSVAALDGFDRTQVILVDDGSTDGTRELLAAFADRHPQAELITQSNAGPGAARNRGLREVRAAHVAFADADDVMVPDGLSAMLASARGNDADMVVADFTNVPLRPYGRWKRYFGDGDRCVEDITEYPDLVFSASVWNKLFSVPFLRRIRASFPEGVLFEDAWFSVPALLSARRVNLLDRSVYLYRQRGDGSSIMDSLRANAGNYRDHLDLNLHLLDVGTRHGPGVRRLMERYAAFTYLGFLRRLSEAPPELDVTALLPDVGRLYGGIRDDVLREFVTGRRDAALQAAAKSGRLGEWLADPWPLLPEGARPADRVWRDLPLNPAVTAHGDPPRYRLNGDRVELTGSIAPADGGGFGSRWTSSTTPVSAVLDTAVSPARTHRGVALLQTLPASTVNVATLQISRGGVLALSLPRMEALPGWVDLSAMAWPLPEPAPVERPAPAP